Proteins from one Mucilaginibacter jinjuensis genomic window:
- a CDS encoding gamma carbonic anhydrase family protein yields the protein MPLILPVKDKTPSWGNDCFIADNCTIVGDVVMGDNCSVWFNAVVRGDVNYIHIGNNTNIQDGAVIHATYQRAATTIGSYVSVGHNAIVHGCTLHDHVLVGMGAIVMDNAVVHPYVIIGAGSVVLENSICETGYLYAGTPAKKIKPLTEEQMALLNKLPDNYILYSSWFKEA from the coding sequence ATGCCACTCATTCTACCTGTAAAAGATAAAACCCCATCATGGGGAAACGATTGTTTTATTGCTGATAACTGTACCATTGTAGGTGATGTGGTAATGGGCGATAATTGCTCAGTATGGTTTAATGCTGTAGTTAGGGGTGATGTAAACTATATACACATAGGTAATAATACCAACATACAGGATGGTGCGGTTATCCATGCTACCTATCAGCGTGCGGCAACTACTATAGGCAGTTATGTATCTGTAGGCCATAACGCTATTGTGCATGGCTGTACCCTGCACGATCATGTTTTGGTTGGTATGGGTGCCATTGTGATGGATAATGCCGTGGTGCATCCTTACGTAATAATAGGCGCAGGTTCTGTAGTGTTAGAAAATTCGATTTGCGAAACAGGTTACCTTTATGCCGGTACACCTGCCAAAAAAATAAAGCCATTAACTGAAGAGCAAATGGCTTTATTAAATAAACTTCCGGATAATTATATCCTGTATTCGAGCTGGTTTAAGGAAGCGTAG